A region of Sugiyamaella lignohabitans strain CBS 10342 chromosome A, complete sequence DNA encodes the following proteins:
- the DID4 gene encoding ESCRT-III subunit protein DID4 (Class E Vps protein of the ESCRT-III complex; required for sorting of integral membrane proteins into lumenal vesicles of multivesicular bodies, and for delivery of newly synthesized vacuolar enzymes to the vacuole, involved in endocytosis; GO_component: GO:0000815 - ESCRT III complex [Evidence IDA] [PMID 12194857]; GO_component: GO:0005737 - cytoplasm [Evidence IEA,IEA]; GO_component: GO:0005737 - cytoplasm [Evidence IDA] [PMID 12194857]; GO_component: GO:0005768 - endosome [Evidence IEA]; GO_component: GO:0010008 - endosome membrane [Evidence IEA]; GO_component: GO:0016020 - membrane [Evidence IEA]; GO_function: GO:0003674 - molecular_function [Evidence ND]; GO_process: GO:0070676 - intralumenal vesicle formation [Evidence IMP] [PMID 19234443]; GO_process: GO:0045324 - late endosome to vacuole transport [Evidence IPI] [PMID 12194857]; GO_process: GO:0045053 - protein retention in Golgi apparatus [Evidence IMP] [PMID 8649377]; GO_process: GO:0015031 - protein transport [Evidence IEA,IEA]; GO_process: GO:0006810 - transport [Evidence IEA]; GO_process: GO:0043162 - ubiquitin-dependent protein catabolic process via the multivesicular body sorting pathway [Evidence IC] [PMID 15086794]), translating to MKTQLQAVSLRMQTVRSNQQMMQSMKGATQLLGAMNRQMNLPGLQRIAMEFEKENDIMDQRQEMMDDAIDDSMENDEEESEEIVNQVLDEIGIDLSQSLQEAPSGLGAPTGVQETRVAQAVGGSGTGSTEDDDLQARLDSLRR from the coding sequence ATGAAGACACAGCTCCAGGCAGTGTCGCTGCGAATGCAGACGGTTCGTAGTAACCAGCAGATGATGCAGTCCATGAAAGGAGCTACTCAACTGCTGGGTGCCATGAACAGACAAATGAATCTTCCTGGACTACAACGGATTGCCATGGAATTCGAGAAAGAGAACGATATCATGGACCAGCGTCAAGAAATGATGGACGACGCCATAGACGATTCAATGGAGAACGACGAGGAAGAGAGCGAGGAGATTGTCAACCAAGTACTCGACGAAATAGGCATTGATCTCAGCCAGTCGCTACAAGAGGCTCCCTCAGGACTCGGTGCACCAACCGGGGTCCAAGAAACCCGTGTGGCCCAAGCCGTTGGCGGTTCTGGCACCGGATCCaccgaagacgacgacctCCAAGCCCGTCTCGACAGTCTCAGACGGTAA